In Capsicum annuum cultivar UCD-10X-F1 chromosome 11, UCD10Xv1.1, whole genome shotgun sequence, one genomic interval encodes:
- the LOC124888744 gene encoding uncharacterized protein LOC124888744, which produces MTLMKRYVLRLFISLKYITANVVDRNNGRIVATSSTVEHSVKQSLECGRTCNAKAAAIVGEVLAMRLKVEGLDQGQGNGIHVNVNKEVEKKGFKNRTKVWAIVNGLKNNGVKLILDDNENDTSRPSFH; this is translated from the coding sequence atgacGTTGATGAAGAGGTATGTGTTGAGATTGTTCATATCGTTGAAGTACATCACTGCAAATGTGGTAGACAGGAACAACGGTCGTATAGTAGCAACATCATCAACGGTTGAACATTCAGTGAAACAGTCACTGGAGTGTGGTAGAACTTGCAACGCAAAGGCTGCAGCAATCGTAGGTGAAGTGTTGGCAATGCGTCTCAAAGTGGAGGGTCTTGATCAGGGGCAAGGAAACGGGATCCATGTCAATGTAAATAAGGAGGTCGAGAAGAAAGGTTTCAAGAATCGCACAAAAGTTTGGGCTATTGTTAACGGCCTTAAGAACAACGGAGTGAAACTTATTTTGGATGACAACGAAAATGATACTTCTCGCCCTAGCTTCCACTAA